Proteins found in one Candidatus Poribacteria bacterium genomic segment:
- a CDS encoding multiheme c-type cytochrome: MDFTMARRGIVVVCLGLCGYVLVTLSSKLAPRAENTKDRVAEAYQGFQEGKCKSCHPAIWREWEGSMHAKAWVDEIYQEVASQVPDRETKCDQCHAPQPILITGVGKMPELRTEHREAGVSCLVCHLDAEGAMHGPQASAETYFHANVTDPIYTAPTTLCSTCHGQPTVPEHDQVSSFLNSKFAEDDKSCATCHMPIVNRLQSTASYESIKGRKHTWRGSRSVAQLRRAAALQLEITPEKVNVKLQSKTGHILPGGTLRTIMLEMVQLTSENGVRQKKRVSISAGEENRLLPDENRIYVFDTPSRVPGDTITVRLMYQLTPKTPESEWILMAEKNHVVP; the protein is encoded by the coding sequence ATGGATTTTACGATGGCGCGCCGAGGCATAGTCGTTGTATGTTTGGGGTTATGTGGATATGTATTGGTGACATTAAGTAGCAAACTTGCGCCCCGCGCTGAAAACACTAAAGATCGCGTGGCGGAAGCATATCAAGGATTTCAGGAAGGGAAATGTAAAAGCTGCCATCCTGCAATCTGGCGGGAGTGGGAAGGTTCGATGCACGCGAAGGCGTGGGTTGATGAAATCTATCAGGAGGTCGCAAGTCAAGTTCCGGACAGAGAGACAAAATGTGACCAGTGTCATGCTCCGCAACCGATTCTCATCACGGGTGTAGGAAAGATGCCGGAACTCAGGACTGAACACCGGGAAGCAGGCGTTTCATGCCTCGTCTGCCATCTCGATGCTGAAGGTGCGATGCACGGACCACAAGCAAGCGCAGAGACCTATTTCCACGCCAACGTGACCGATCCCATCTATACAGCACCAACAACACTCTGTAGTACTTGTCATGGTCAGCCAACTGTCCCTGAGCATGACCAAGTTTCCAGTTTTCTAAATAGTAAATTCGCTGAAGATGATAAAAGTTGCGCGACGTGTCACATGCCGATTGTGAATCGGCTACAAAGCACAGCTAGTTATGAAAGCATTAAAGGCAGGAAACACACGTGGCGCGGAAGTCGTAGTGTCGCACAACTCAGACGTGCTGCGGCACTTCAACTTGAGATCACGCCTGAAAAGGTAAATGTGAAACTTCAGAGCAAGACCGGACACATTTTACCGGGTGGGACATTGCGTACTATTATGCTTGAAATGGTGCAGCTCACTTCAGAGAATGGTGTACGTCAGAAGAAACGAGTCTCAATTTCTGCTGGAGAAGAAAATCGGCTTCTTCCAGATGAAAACAGAATTTATGTTTTCGACACACCATCCAGGGTACCCGGCGACACAATTACAGTTCGCCTCATGTATCAATTGACACCGAAAACACCGGAATCCGAGTGGATATTGATGGCAGAGAAAAATCACGTTGTGCCTTGA
- a CDS encoding phytanoyl-CoA dioxygenase family protein, with the protein MTVLTESEKNQLDQHGFLLLESLIPPDTTAQLRESALALAEAEQKAGKGHTYLANDSAQRVWNLIDKGEMFEETIQHPKMLAAMEYLLGADCTLSSFTVNVLYPGAPDTGLHIDYPLSGLPTPRPNFPMVANSVWFLDDFTLENGATSCVPGSHRRLEALPEPGVEYADELQICGPRGSVLIVNGAIWHGSSENRTNETRVGLLGFFCRSILKPQQAHLELVSEAVVSRATPTLKRLLGLDSLPNMNT; encoded by the coding sequence ATGACTGTCTTGACCGAATCTGAAAAGAATCAACTGGATCAGCACGGTTTTCTGCTTCTCGAAAGTCTGATACCTCCAGACACAACAGCGCAGCTTCGAGAAAGTGCTTTGGCACTCGCTGAGGCGGAACAAAAAGCCGGCAAGGGGCACACATATCTTGCCAATGACAGCGCGCAACGCGTCTGGAATCTCATTGACAAAGGCGAGATGTTTGAAGAAACCATTCAACATCCAAAAATGCTTGCCGCTATGGAGTATCTACTCGGCGCGGATTGCACACTGAGCTCCTTTACCGTAAATGTGCTTTATCCAGGCGCGCCTGATACCGGTCTCCATATTGATTACCCATTATCAGGACTTCCCACACCGCGTCCAAACTTCCCTATGGTTGCTAACAGCGTATGGTTTCTGGATGATTTTACACTTGAAAATGGAGCAACCAGTTGTGTCCCGGGGAGCCATCGGCGGCTCGAGGCATTACCTGAACCGGGTGTGGAATATGCCGACGAGCTGCAGATTTGTGGACCACGGGGTTCCGTTTTAATTGTCAACGGGGCAATATGGCACGGATCCTCAGAAAATAGAACGAATGAAACGCGTGTTGGGTTACTCGGTTTTTTCTGTCGCTCCATCCTGAAACCGCAGCAAGCACATCTTGAATTAGTATCAGAGGCGGTTGTATCCCGCGCGACACCGACCCTAAAACGATTGCTCGGTCTCGATTCATTACCGAATATGAACACTTAG
- the hemH gene encoding ferrochelatase has product MKYDSVLLVAFGGPTPGCCKKYNNNTCPGEAYCFVEGIAGEAESQRERVKDISAHYVKLGGFSPFNELTFKQAAALDDALRARNLPLPVYAGFRHWNPYLKEVIAEMTQKGYRKILGIIMAPHQSKVSWEWYQQTVQDGIDALEGEKPTVDYLEPWYTHEGYVGAIAEIIKTACGDKLARAELVFTAHAIPQVSADTSPYTQQFAKTGEAVAQKIRKTRFGLAYQSEVENSPIPWTQPDINDWLKARKNDGVDTVVASPIGFLCDHVEVLYDLDIEATETAEACGIDFIRAGTVGAHPKFIGMLADFVCEKSAE; this is encoded by the coding sequence ATGAAGTATGATAGTGTTTTATTGGTTGCATTTGGCGGTCCGACACCCGGATGCTGTAAAAAATATAATAACAATACCTGTCCTGGTGAAGCCTACTGCTTTGTTGAAGGAATTGCCGGGGAGGCAGAATCTCAAAGAGAACGCGTAAAAGACATCTCAGCACATTACGTAAAATTGGGCGGATTTTCACCTTTCAACGAATTGACCTTCAAACAAGCTGCCGCATTAGACGATGCGTTGCGTGCGCGTAATCTGCCGCTTCCTGTCTATGCTGGATTTAGACATTGGAACCCCTACTTAAAGGAAGTCATCGCAGAAATGACACAGAAGGGATACCGTAAGATACTCGGCATCATCATGGCACCACACCAGTCCAAAGTCAGTTGGGAATGGTATCAGCAAACGGTCCAAGATGGAATTGATGCACTGGAGGGTGAGAAGCCTACTGTTGATTACCTTGAGCCGTGGTACACACACGAAGGCTATGTCGGTGCTATCGCTGAAATCATTAAAACCGCGTGTGGTGACAAATTAGCGCGTGCTGAGCTTGTTTTTACAGCGCATGCAATTCCACAGGTCTCCGCGGACACCTCACCCTATACACAACAGTTCGCAAAAACAGGTGAGGCAGTCGCTCAAAAGATCAGAAAAACTCGGTTCGGTTTGGCATACCAAAGCGAAGTGGAAAACAGTCCGATACCGTGGACACAACCGGATATCAACGACTGGCTTAAAGCCCGAAAAAACGATGGTGTTGATACCGTTGTCGCCTCGCCTATCGGTTTCCTCTGTGACCATGTTGAAGTACTCTATGACTTAGACATAGAAGCGACTGAAACGGCGGAGGCGTGCGGCATTGATTTTATTCGGGCGGGAACGGTCGGTGCGCATCCGAAATTTATCGGCATGTTAGCAGACTTTGTATGTGAAAAATCTGCGGAGTGA
- the hemG gene encoding protoporphyrinogen oxidase, whose protein sequence is MSKNSVRKRAIVIGGGITGLAACYRLQREAAQRDIPLDLILLEASERVGGVIQTEHRDGFLIEHGPDAFISTKPSAKALCEELGIADQLIGTNSKVRRSFVIRNGTLHPVPEGFYMMAPGSFMPFLKSPLFSWHGKLRMAFDLFIPRRERDTDEAVAHFVRRRLGTEAFTRMAQPMIGGIYTSDAENLSLKATFPRFLEMEKTHGSIIKALRAQKKQAAETSRDTSGPRYSLFLSFKSGMQTLIDKLTEAVFDSIRLNARVEHIQQTPDDNGWIVSLANGETLNSELLCIALPTPQTGTLVQDVSKPLATKLDAIPYASSATVNFAFRRSDVTHPLNGMGFVVPATENLSLIGCSFSSVKFESRAPAEHVLLRAFVGEPTSKKSETELIELCQADLTPLLGFKNAPQFAIVSTHSQAMAQYQVGHQDLVSDIERFANGLQGFALAGNGYHGVGIPDCIRSGEAAALSLLDTL, encoded by the coding sequence ATGTCGAAAAACTCAGTTAGAAAGCGTGCAATTGTTATTGGGGGCGGTATTACAGGGTTAGCCGCGTGCTATCGCTTGCAACGCGAGGCAGCACAACGCGATATTCCGCTTGACCTGATACTCCTTGAAGCAAGTGAGCGTGTCGGCGGCGTTATTCAAACTGAACATCGCGACGGTTTTCTCATTGAGCACGGACCCGATGCATTTATTTCAACGAAACCGTCGGCAAAGGCTTTATGTGAGGAACTCGGTATCGCAGATCAACTCATCGGTACTAACTCAAAGGTCCGGCGGAGTTTTGTAATCCGCAATGGAACGTTACATCCTGTCCCGGAAGGCTTTTATATGATGGCACCGGGTTCTTTCATGCCATTCCTAAAAAGCCCGCTCTTTAGTTGGCACGGCAAATTGCGAATGGCATTCGATCTCTTTATTCCGCGTAGGGAAAGAGATACGGATGAAGCCGTAGCGCACTTCGTCAGGCGGCGCCTTGGCACCGAAGCCTTCACACGGATGGCACAACCTATGATAGGAGGCATTTACACCTCGGATGCCGAAAATTTAAGTCTCAAGGCGACCTTTCCAAGATTCTTAGAGATGGAGAAAACGCACGGGAGCATCATCAAGGCACTGCGCGCACAAAAAAAGCAGGCAGCCGAAACCAGCCGAGACACGAGTGGACCGCGCTATAGCCTCTTTCTCTCTTTTAAATCTGGAATGCAGACCTTGATTGATAAGCTTACTGAAGCCGTATTCGACAGTATTAGGTTAAATGCCCGCGTAGAACATATTCAACAAACACCTGATGATAACGGGTGGATCGTTTCCCTTGCCAATGGGGAAACGCTAAATTCAGAACTCCTCTGCATCGCCCTTCCAACACCACAAACGGGGACACTTGTCCAAGACGTATCAAAGCCACTTGCCACAAAACTTGATGCTATCCCTTATGCTTCCTCGGCAACGGTTAACTTCGCTTTCCGCCGTTCAGACGTTACGCATCCATTGAATGGTATGGGATTTGTCGTCCCAGCTACGGAAAATCTATCTCTTATCGGATGTTCCTTCAGTAGCGTTAAATTTGAAAGCCGTGCGCCTGCTGAACATGTTCTGTTACGTGCCTTTGTTGGCGAACCTACGTCTAAAAAAAGTGAAACAGAACTTATTGAGTTATGTCAAGCGGACTTAACACCACTTCTCGGATTCAAAAACGCTCCACAGTTTGCTATCGTTAGCACGCATTCACAGGCGATGGCACAGTATCAGGTGGGACACCAAGACCTTGTCAGTGATATAGAACGGTTCGCGAATGGATTACAAGGATTCGCACTTGCAGGAAACGGTTATCATGGGGTTGGCATTCCAGACTGTATTCGGAGTGGAGAGGCAGCAGCCCTTTCACTCTTAGATACACTGTGA